In Ruania alkalisoli, the DNA window GTAACGTCTTCTGGTGGAGCGCAGGTTCGTCGGACCTTCGCCCGCTCGCAGGCATCTCAACAATAGAGGTCTTGGTGCCTGTGCCTGTGCCGCGTCCCACGTCCCGGGCGTTCTGGTGCTCAGCCCAGGTCGAGCGCGAGCAGATCGTCCACCGTCTCCCGCCGCACGATCTCGCGCGGCGCGCCGTCCCCGAGTGCCACGACCGGCGGTCGCGGCACGAGGTTGTACTGGGAGGCCATCGAGCGTCCGTACGCCCCGGTGGCGGGTACGGCGAGCAGGTCACCGGCGGCGATATCCCCCGGCAGGCTGACGTCCCGGATCACGATGTCCCCGCTCTCACAGTGCTTGCCCACCACCCGAGCAGGGACCGGATCGGCGCTCGAGGTGCGCCCGGCGAGCTCGGCGTGATAGTCCGCCCCGTACAGGGCCGGGCGGATGTTGTCGCTCATTCCCCCGTCCACGGAGACGTACAAGCGGGAGCCGCCATCCTCGAGCTCGACCGGCTTGACGGTGCCGACGCGATAGAGCGTGACCATGCTCGGGCCCACGATCGCCCGCCCGGGTTCGAAGGAGTAGTCCGGCTGCGGCGTTCCGAGCCGCTCGCACTCCCGCCGGCACGCCTGCGCCAGGGATGCGGCGAGCGCTTCGATGTCGACCGCCTGCTCCTGCGGGGTGTAGGCGATGCCATAGCCACCCCCGAGGTCGAGCTCGGCGGCAAGGTGCCCCGTGCGCTCGGCGAGCGTGGCGCGCAGGCCAAGCAGGGCAGCGGCCGCGGCCGCGAACCCATCGGGGTCGAGGATCTGGGATCCGATGTGGGAGTGGAGGCCGAGCAGCTCCAGGTGCTCGTTGGCAACGATCTGCTCCAGCGCCTGCAGTGCCGCTCCGCTCGCGAGGGACAGACCGAACTTCTGGTCCTCGTGGGCGGTGGCGATGAAGTCATGCCCGCCGGCGTGAACCCCGGTGGTCACGCGAACCATGACGGGGGCGCGCTGGCCACGTGCCGCTGCACGTGCGGCCACCAGGTCGATTTCCGGGAGGGAGTCGATGACGAGGCGGCCGATCCCGTTCTCGAGCGCGAGATCGATCTCCTCGACGGATTTGTTGTTGCCGTGCAGACCGATCTCCGCACCGTCGATACCGGCCGCGAGGGCCGTGGCGAGCTCGCCCGCCGACGCCGTGTCGATCCGCAGTCCTTCATCGCGCACCCAGCGGGCGACGGCGCGGCTCAGGAAGGCCTTGCCGGCGTAGTAGACCGACACCTGTGCCGGGGCGAAAGCCTCCTCGAAGGCTCGCCGGTAGCGGGCGGCCCGGGAGCGTAGGCCAGGCACGTCGAGCAGGTAGGCGGGCGTACCGAAGCCAGCGGCGAGCTCGGTCACCGGGATCTCGTTCACGTGCAGGACACCGTCGTGGACGTCGGTGTTCTCCGGCCACAGGTGCGGGCTGGTCGGATGGGTCACAGGTGCTCCGGGGCGTCGAGGCCGACGGCGGTCAGCTCGGCGGCGAGCGCGAGCGCGACCGCGTCGTTGATGGCCAGGCGGGTGCGGTGGGTCGAGGTTATCTCCTCCAGACCGCGCGGAGATGTCCGGGTGGCCGCGAACCAGGCCTGGAAGGCGGACGAGAGCCCGCGGGCGTGCGCCTGGATCGTCCGGTCCCGTCCGCTGCGCAGGACTGCCGGTGCTCCAGCGAGGGTGGTCAGGAGCCGCCGGTCGGCGGCGGTCGCCTCGTCGAGGCTGCCCTCAGCCGTGTCGGGTCGGACGCCGTGTTCACGGGCCGAGCGCGAGACTGAACGCGCCCGGGCATGAGCGAAGCGCACCGGGTGCAGCCGCTGCACCAGTTCCGGTCCGGCGGCTCGCGGGGTCCCATCGGCGGGCGCAGGCAGACCACCGAGCAGGATCTCCGGCACCACCCGCACCAGACTCGCCACCGTCAGCCCGATGCTGACGGTGGGGCCATGCGCATCGCACTCGCGCACGTCGGGATGACGGCGCAGGGCAGCGGCGAGTTGTTCTGCGCTCGCTGCGGGGTCTCCCGGCAGTGTGCGGGCAACGTCGGTGTGCCAGTCGGCGCTGCCCCGGGTCGCCGCTCGCAGGGGAACCTTCGCGCCGCGCAGGTCCAGCGCGGCCACGATGGTCCGCGCGAGGTCCTCGGGCCAGACGATGTGAGCGGGCGTGTTCAGCTCAACACCTCAGAACGGCAGCGAACCATAGAAGTCCTCCACCGAACCCTCGGGTCCCGTGGCCTGGAAGACGATCGCAGCCTCGTCGTACCAGAAGATGTCGTAGTCCTCGGCGCCGGCGTAGTCGATCCGGGTACCGGAACCGTCCTCCCAGACCGAGCCCTCGTAGTCGGGGTCGCCGCGGTCGGCCCGAACGCCGGCCAGGTAGTCGGCCGCCGGGTCCTCGCCATCGAAGGAGAGCGCGGTCAGAGTCACGGTGCCCACCTCGGAGGTGAACGTGCCGGAGTACGCCTCCTGCGACTGATCGCTGAGCTCGGAAGCATCGACCCAGCCACCCTCGAGCAGCCAGGCGGTCCCGTCGCTGGCCACGATCACGTCCGCCTCGGCGGTCAACAACTCCAGCAGCTCGCCGCTACCGCTCGTCTCAGCAGTCGACGGGGTCGGGGTGGGTTCGGAGGCCTCAGACGAGGTCGGGGCGGTCGTGGGGATCGGGTCGTCGTCGGCGTCGATGAGCAGGATCGCTCCAACGATCAGGCCTGCGAGCACCACCACACCCCCGACGACGGCGAGGATCACCCCGAGCGCACCACGTCCCCCACGTTGGGGCGAGATTGGCGGGGGCGGCGCGTCCGACGGCTGTCGGCTGCTGGGATCGGTGGTCACGACGGATCCTCTCGATGGTGTGCTCACCATTGTTTCATCACAGGAAGCAGCACGTACCGGGTACCGGTGGGTGGGTGGTCGCGAGCGCTGCGAGACGAACCGGGCCGATTTCTTTCCTGGACCGGTGCCCTGGTAGTCTCCACTGCGGTGTCAGCCCCTGGTTTTCCAGTGGGCGTCCGCCCCTGTAGCTCAGTGGATAGAGCGTCTGCCTCCGGAGCAGAAGGTCGTGGGTTCGAATCCCGCCGGGGGCACCGAGGCGCTTGCGCCGTTGTGCTCCCGAGTGGATTCGCCGACGAGCGTAGCGACGGCTCCCGCCGGGATTCGCTGATTCCGGCCTCTCAGCCCCCTTGCTCAGGGAGTCCCGAGCAGGCCGCCCAGCAGGTCGTCGACGATGCCCACTAGATCGCCCACCAGGCCGCCGGACTCCTCCTCATCGGGCTCCGGTTCCGGCTCGGGTTCGGGCTCCGGATCCGGGCTGGGGGCAGGCGTCGTGGGTGCAGGGGTCGGGGTCGGGCTGGGAGCGGGTGTCGGACTCGGCTGCGTCGGTTCCGGCTCAGACGGCGCAGGCTGCGAAGGAGAGGGCTGCGACGGCTGACTGGGGGCCGGCTGCGAGGGCGACGGCTCACTGGGCGGCGTCGTCCCACCCGCCGACGGCGAGGACGACGGTTGGGAGCTCCCACCTGTCGTCGTGGTCCCGGATCCGGTGCTGCCCGTCGCCGACGGATCAGTCGAGCCCGGACCAGTGGTGCCAGGGTCACCCGCCGGAGCATCCTGCGACTCGGTCGGATCCTCGCTGGGTTCCTTCGTGGGCTCGGCGGTTCCACTCTCCGACTCGTTCAGCCCGCCCGCTTCGTGCGCGAGGCCACTGCCGCCCTCGCCGACCCGATCGGACGAACCGTCGCTCCCGGCACCAATCTGCTGACCGGCCTGTTGCGCGGGAGCCTCGAGCGGGCTCAAAGCCGACGGCAGTACGAGGACCAGCAGTCCGAGGAGCAGGAAGGCCACACCAACCGGGATCCGCCACGGCACCCCGCGCCGTCGCTCCTCAGGCTCGTCACCGCCATCCGCGAGGACCACCGCACCTGGAGCGAGGAACATGGTCGAGGCGAGCGGGTTGAGAAATGTGTCCGCCTGAGATGCGGCCGCGGCGATGGCGGCCGTCTGTGCCCGGCAGCCGCTGCACGTGCGGCCATGCCGTGAGGTCGGCAGCTCGTGGACGCTGACTGCCGCGGCGACCAGCCGCTTGCGATACCGATCGCACACCACGTTGTCGGCAGCGGCGATGGCGGGGGCGATGTAGGCGCGCCGGAACTGCCGGTCGGCATGGACAGCACGAGCCGCCACGGTGGTCACGTCCAGATCGAGCTCTGCCGCGACATCCTCGAGCGACTGACCCTCCTGGCACATCCGCGCGATGAGCTGATGGGACTGCCGGCCCAGCCCCGTCAGAGCGTCCTCGATGCGCTCGGCAGTCTCGCCGGACTGCGGCATGGCGCCCTCGAGCGGCGTGGTCGTGCGCATCGTTCCCCCGATGGTCAGCCGTTGATCGTCCGTCCAGTATGCCTGGTCCCAGCACCTCCGCGCGAGGGCCCATCATCCGGTCCTCGCGCCACGGGCAGAAGTGAGCGCAGTAGGGTGAGGCCGTGCAGCCCACTTCACCCACCGGACAGCAGTTTCAGATCACCAGCGGCGAGGCGGTCGCGACCGTGACCGAGGTAGGCGCTCACCTGCGCGAATTCCACGTCGGAGGACGCGACGTCGTCGTCCCGTTCTCGGCAGACGATCTGCCACCGGCCTCCCACGGAGCAGTGCTGGCGCCGTGGCCGAACAGGCTCCGGGACGGCCAGTACACGTGGGACGGTATCGACTACCAGGTACCGATCACCGAGCCCGCGCGGGGCACGGCCCTACACGGTTTGGCCAGCTGGCAGCGTTGGACCGTGGACGAGCACACCGCAGACGTCGTCCTCCTGAGGCTCGACCTCCCTCCGACGCCGGGATACCCCTTCGCGCTGACGCTCACCGTCCGCTATGCACTCGGAGCGGACGGCCTGCACATCACCACCACGGCAACGAACACCGGAACAGCCGATGCCCCCTACGGCGTGGGCTTCCATCCGTGGCTCTCTCCCGGCCCCGGATCGCTCGACGACGCCGAGCTGCAGCTCGATGCCACCCGGTGGATACCCACCGACGACCGCCTCCTCCCGACCGGAGTGGCGGACCTACCCGCCGAGCTGGACTTCCGTCAGCCACGCCGCCTGGCGCGGACCGAGCTCGACGACGCGTTCGTCGGTGCCACCTACGATGCAGACGGCCTGTCATGGCTACGTCTGCGCGGTTCAGACGGTCGCACCGCCGCGGTGTGGATGGACCGGTCGATGGGCTGCTGGCAGATGTGCACCGGGGACCACGTCGCCGCAGTCTCTGCCCAGCGCACCGGACTCGCAGCCGAACCCATGAGCTGCATCGCTGACGCGTTCCGCACCGGTAGTGACCTCGTGCGACTCGCTCCGGGTTCCAGCCACAGCGTGACGTGGGGGATGAACCTGTTGTAGGTCACGGCCCCCGCTGCCAGCACCGCACCAGCCCTGCTCGCCGGCGCTACGGGCTCAGTTCTCCGTGCACTGCAGGGTCTCGGAGGTCAGTGGCACCGCGTGCTCGGCGAGCCAGAGCTCCGGGTCGACCGTGGTGAGAGACTCATCCAGGTGCACTTCGAGGTGCAGGTGCGGTCCGGTCGAGTTGCCGTACGAACCGACCGCGCCGATCGTCTCGCCGACGGAGACCTGCTGGCCGGCCTGGACATAGACACCGTTGGGGTACATGTGCACGTACCAGGTCCAGAACTTCTCCCCGTCGACCTCATGCTCGATGATCACCAACATGCTCGACCGACCGTCGCGCCCGACCCCGGCGTAGGTGACGGTGCCATCGGCCACAGCGTGAATCGGCGTTCCGGCGGCCGCTGACATGTCCAGACCGGTGTGCTGACCGTAGGACCCCCAGATCGGGTGAACCCGGTTGCCATAGCGCGACGTGAGCTGGTAGTTGCCTTCGACCAGCGGTTGCACGATAGGTGGTGCAGTCGCTTCCACCTCGGAGGCGAGCACACCGTTGGCTTGCACGGGAGTCGTGACGCAGGAGCTGGGGATCCGCTCGGTCCCGCTCCGGCTCGCCGAGACGAGTGAGCGCAGCGAGGCCAACGGATCAGCCGCCAGCGCAGTGGATGCGCCAGAGAAGTCCGGGGTACCACCGGAGGTGAGGACGTCGTATGCGCTGTTCGCGGCCACCGGGTTGCCGGTCGCCATCTCCGTGGAGGTGGCGGGTGTGGCCGCACCGCTCAGCGGCACCACCGTGGTCAGCGCGCCGAGCGCGCCGAGGACAGCCAGGCGCGGTAGCCACCGGTAGGTCGTCCCGCCGCGCTGCGAAGCAGACCGCCGACGCGCAGCACGGCGCTGCTCGCGGTTGCTCGCGCTCTGACCGAGGACAACCTCACCGAAAGGATGGGCGGAGGTGGATGGCTTCTGCGCTGCAGCATCACCCGGCACATGCGCATCCATCGCAGCGTGCTCGCCTGCGACGTCGACGGGCACAACAGCCACCGCGTCACGATCCTGGACCTGGTCTTGGTTCTCGCCCAGCACGACCGGCCCTGTGGTGACCGCCTCCGCGCCGGACGCCATCTGCTCGTCCGAGATCGGCTGTGCACTCGTGCCCGGTGCGTCCGCGCGATCATCACGATCAGGCGCCACGTCCTCGCGCGCGCCATCGGCAGCACGCTCGGCGGCCGCAGCACGCTCCCGCGCCCGGATCTCCCGGCGGGTCAGCGGCCGCTCCCGTTGTGACCCAGCGGAGGCGGGGCCACCCTGCTCACGCTGCGCGGCGAGGCGCAGCTGTCGCCGAGTCGGGAGCGCGTCAGCGGAAGACACACGCTGAGGACTCACACGGCCTCCGGACGGGGGTCGGACGGGGATGGACAGTGGTTCGGGCGCACGTGGCACCCACGTTCATACGTCAGGGAAGGTGGCCAGTCTACGTCGAGTCCACCGGTGGTGAACAGCAAGCAAACCAGATCACGAAAGCATAACGGACAGCGCCGTCAAGAGTCCACACCCGCGCCGCGTGTGCGAGTCGTCT includes these proteins:
- the lysA gene encoding diaminopimelate decarboxylase, whose amino-acid sequence is MTHPTSPHLWPENTDVHDGVLHVNEIPVTELAAGFGTPAYLLDVPGLRSRAARYRRAFEEAFAPAQVSVYYAGKAFLSRAVARWVRDEGLRIDTASAGELATALAAGIDGAEIGLHGNNKSVEEIDLALENGIGRLVIDSLPEIDLVAARAAARGQRAPVMVRVTTGVHAGGHDFIATAHEDQKFGLSLASGAALQALEQIVANEHLELLGLHSHIGSQILDPDGFAAAAAALLGLRATLAERTGHLAAELDLGGGYGIAYTPQEQAVDIEALAASLAQACRRECERLGTPQPDYSFEPGRAIVGPSMVTLYRVGTVKPVELEDGGSRLYVSVDGGMSDNIRPALYGADYHAELAGRTSSADPVPARVVGKHCESGDIVIRDVSLPGDIAAGDLLAVPATGAYGRSMASQYNLVPRPPVVALGDGAPREIVRRETVDDLLALDLG
- a CDS encoding DALR anticodon-binding domain-containing protein, with amino-acid sequence MAALDLRGAKVPLRAATRGSADWHTDVARTLPGDPAASAEQLAAALRRHPDVRECDAHGPTVSIGLTVASLVRVVPEILLGGLPAPADGTPRAAGPELVQRLHPVRFAHARARSVSRSAREHGVRPDTAEGSLDEATAADRRLLTTLAGAPAVLRSGRDRTIQAHARGLSSAFQAWFAATRTSPRGLEEITSTHRTRLAINDAVALALAAELTAVGLDAPEHL
- a CDS encoding aldose 1-epimerase family protein, whose protein sequence is MQPTSPTGQQFQITSGEAVATVTEVGAHLREFHVGGRDVVVPFSADDLPPASHGAVLAPWPNRLRDGQYTWDGIDYQVPITEPARGTALHGLASWQRWTVDEHTADVVLLRLDLPPTPGYPFALTLTVRYALGADGLHITTTATNTGTADAPYGVGFHPWLSPGPGSLDDAELQLDATRWIPTDDRLLPTGVADLPAELDFRQPRRLARTELDDAFVGATYDADGLSWLRLRGSDGRTAAVWMDRSMGCWQMCTGDHVAAVSAQRTGLAAEPMSCIADAFRTGSDLVRLAPGSSHSVTWGMNLL
- a CDS encoding M23 family metallopeptidase; this translates as MSSADALPTRRQLRLAAQREQGGPASAGSQRERPLTRREIRARERAAAAERAADGAREDVAPDRDDRADAPGTSAQPISDEQMASGAEAVTTGPVVLGENQDQVQDRDAVAVVPVDVAGEHAAMDAHVPGDAAAQKPSTSAHPFGEVVLGQSASNREQRRAARRRSASQRGGTTYRWLPRLAVLGALGALTTVVPLSGAATPATSTEMATGNPVAANSAYDVLTSGGTPDFSGASTALAADPLASLRSLVSASRSGTERIPSSCVTTPVQANGVLASEVEATAPPIVQPLVEGNYQLTSRYGNRVHPIWGSYGQHTGLDMSAAAGTPIHAVADGTVTYAGVGRDGRSSMLVIIEHEVDGEKFWTWYVHMYPNGVYVQAGQQVSVGETIGAVGSYGNSTGPHLHLEVHLDESLTTVDPELWLAEHAVPLTSETLQCTEN